A stretch of the Strigops habroptila isolate Jane chromosome 15, bStrHab1.2.pri, whole genome shotgun sequence genome encodes the following:
- the CAMSAP1 gene encoding calmodulin-regulated spectrin-associated protein 1 isoform X2 translates to MGVRARNLCCFARARRGKELQMVDVDVRVGGDSTRRKMDALADSAVEIVPLELYDSARAKIAANLQWICAKAYGIDNVPEELKDPFYIDQYEQEHIKPPVIKLLLSSELYCRVCSLILKGDQVAALQGHQSVIQALSRKGIYVMESDDTPVSESDLGCAPIKMSSHMAMIDALMMAYTVEMISIEKVVASVKRFSTFSASKELPYDLEDAMVFWINKVNLKMREITEKEIKLKQQLMESPGHQKSPSKWYWKLVPVRYRRDHLSSRQLPYFPLLEDLMKDGSDGAALLAVIHYYCPEQMKLDDICLKEVTSIADSLYNIQLLREFSNEYLNKCFYLTLEDMLYAPLVLKPNVMVFIAELFWWFENVKPDFVQPRDIQEIKDVKAVLQQKSSRPPVPISNATKRSFMASPASTSPADLQPAAQAGSEACSRYYLHPEEPDYLGKGGSPAFSPSHPLLPLRQKQQKSLQGEDSPGHRHRSNSLTRVDGQPRGSILAWPDRKPRPLSQPTPFALHHSASTDVDPGSGDSISLARSISKDSLASNIISVTPKNQPHPPSMKTNGKSLLNNVEIEDEDEELIAIIRSEERPNRADVELQNASARVPSIIASAWSPKTNSETSESKPDSFYLEPLMPAVLKPAKEKQIINKEDECGEGKQRSFTTKRLNEGHLSLIRKKTNSSHGEHDLNRTFTPISSSDFTPVADPTTADSVALVEGGLEVSRPLASSSLDPSPQELSTGGFFLHAAKSDDDIASKVNVSYVKSLNSHVADTTWTMMRQDSDSDLLDIEDAEQDLVVIGDHPIVAKYIGEEESAKLQEDMKVKEHEDKDDASGRSSPCLSTISQVSSVSMTSGSVRMTNFAERKLQRLNSYETKSSTSSSQKTTPDGSESCPAPLTTWKQKREQSPNRQNKDNVNLLASELVQLHMQLEEKRRAIEAQKKKMEALSARQRLKLGKAAFLHVVKKGKSPDAPQPLKPEHFAKEYSRHNGEDLDEVSLGSKSEEFLVKEEEREEILNDSPEVTRVKMQESLAFAEQHKAKDSAAIHDLEKSKIISVALLEDSVSEVDINECDLSIEKLNETISTLQQAILKISQQQELLMKSPTVPSPGTRSNSQDQKVKPSIHFVEPLSPTGMNSLRKPPRFGQGRSPRSGRPSDLKVSKDKQQNSTRVKTPTQSLDTLPHLRPFPSNSLLKTPTEIGLESSPDHGSGSQEKCFFDTYRLHDESNQRALVLSTSKDANIISEMSKEVNNSFKETGLNSSDGSGKENVPVDEPLRSKANLIEVDLSDLKAPDEGELENQDSSTDMISEGDQKSGVGFFFKDEQKAEDELAKKRAAFLLKQQRKAEEARIRKQQLEAEVEQKRDEARRKAEEDRIRKEEEKARRELIKQEYLRKKQQQILEEQGLGKPKSKPKKPRPKSVHREESYSDSGTKCSSTPDNLSSAQSGSSLSLASAATTEPESVHSGGTPSQRVESMESLPILSRNPSRNTERDWENASTASSIASVAEYTGPKLFKEPSSKSNKHIIHNAISHCCLAGKVNEPHKNSILEELEKCDANHYIILFRDAGCQFRALYCYYPDTEEIYKLTGTGPKSITKKMIDKLYKYSSDRKQFNVIPAKTMSVSVDALTIHNHLWQAKRPAVPKKTQTRK, encoded by the exons ATGGGGGTGCGGGCGAGGAACCTCTGCTGCTTCGCCcgggcgaggcgaggcaaggaGCTCCAG atgGTGGATGTTGATGTTCGTGTGGGTGGAGATAGtaccagaagaaaaatggatgCCCTGGCAGATAGTGCAGTTGAGATTGTCCCTTTGGAGCTCTATGATTCAGCCAGAGCAAAAATAGCTGCTAATCTACAATGGATCTGTGCTAAAGCCTACGGAATAG ATAACGTCCCAGAGGAGCTGAAGGACCCATTTTACATCGATCAATATGAGCAGGAACACATTAAACCGCCTGTCATCAAGCTGCTGCTGTCCAGTGAGCTGTACTGCCGCGTCTGCAGCCTCATCCTGAAGGGCGATCaggtggctgctctgcagggacaccAGTCGGTGATCCAGGCTCTGTCTCGGAAAGGGATTTACGTCATGGAGAGTGATGATACACCTGTGTCTGAATCTGATCTGGGCTGTGCACCAATCAAAATG agTTCCCACATGGCAATGATTGATGCTCTGATGATGGCCTATACTGTAGAAATGATCAGCATTGAAAAGGTGGTCGCTAGTGTCAAGCGTTTCTCTACATTCAGTGCCTCAAAAGAACTGCCCTATGATTTAGAGGATGCAATGGTTTTCTGGATTAACAAG GTGAACCTTAAAATGAGAGAGATCACAGAGaaagagattaaattaaaacagcagcTAATGGAAAGTCCAGGACACCAAAAG TCTCCTTCCAAATGGTATTGGAAATTAGTACCT GTGCGTTACCGAAGAGACCATCTTTCGAGCAGGCAACTCCCTTACTTCCCTTTGCTTGAAGATTTGATGAAGGATGGTAGCGATGGTGCTGCTCTTCTAGCTGTGATACACTATTATTGTCCAGAGCAAATGAAACTGGATG ATATTTGTTTGAAGGAGGTAACATCAATTGCAGACAGCCTCTATAATATTCAACTTTTAAGAGAATTCTCAAATGAATATCTGAACAAATGCTTTTACCTCACATTGGAGGACATGTTATATGCTCCTTTGGTTTTAAAG CCTAACGTCATGGTATTCATTGCGGAACTCTTCTGGTGGTTTGAGAATGTCAAACCAGACTTTGTACAACCCAGAGatattcaggaaataaaagatg TTAAAGCAGTGttgcagcagaagagcagtCGTCCTCCTGTTCCTATTTCCAACGCCACCAAGCGCAGTTTCATGGCCAGCCCTGCTAGTACAAGTCCAGCAGACTTGCAGCCTGCAGCTCAGGCAGGCTCTGAAGCTTGCAGCAGATACTACCTGCACCCTGAGGAGCCTGACTATCT TGGCAAAGGAGGAAGCCCTGCTTTTAGCCCTTCCCATCCACTGCTCCCTTTGagacaaaagcaacaaaaatctTTACAGGGAGAAGACAGCCCTG gTCATCGACATCGTTCTAATTCTCTGACCCGTGTTGATGGGCAACCACGAGGTTCAATTCTTGCATGGCCAGATAGGAAACCCAG GCCTCTGTCTCAGCCAACACCATTTGCTCTTCATCATTCTGCCAGTACTGATGTGGACCCTGGGTCTGGTGATAGCATTAGTCTGGCTAGATCAATCAGCAAAGACAGCCTTGCTTCAAACATCATTAGTGTAACTCCAAAAAATCAGCCCCATCCTCCATCTATGAAGACTAATGGGAAGAGCTTGCTGAACAATGTTGAAATtgaggatgaagatgaagagCTTATTGCAATAATCAGATCTGAAGAAAGGCCAAACCGTGCTGATGTGGAATTGCAGAATGCATCAGCCAGGGTGCCCAGCATAATTGCATCTGCATGGTCTCCAAAAACAAATAGTGagacttcagaaagcaaaccagACAGTTTTTACCTGGAGCCTTTAATGCCTGCTGTTCTAAAaccagcaaaggaaaaacagatcATCAACAAAGAGGATGAATGTggggaagggaaacaaaggAGTTTTACAACAAAAAGATTAAACGAAGGACACTTGTCTTTGATCCgcaagaaaacaaatagcagTCATGGTGAGCATGACCTCAACAGGACTTTTACTCCAATTTCTAGTTCTGATTTCACTCCAGTTGCAGATCCTACTACTGCAGATTCGGTGGCGCTGGTGGAGGGAGGTTTAGAAGTTTCCAGACCTTTGGCTAGTAGCAGTCTAGATCCTTCTCCTCAGGAGCTATCCACTGGAGgattttttcttcatgctgctAAATCTGATGATGACATAGCAAGTAAAGTCAATGTAAGTTATGTGAAAAGTCTCAATTCGCATGTTGCAGATACTACATGGACTATGATGAGACAGGACTCTGATTCAGATCTCTTAGACATAGAAGACGCTGAACAGGATTTGGTAGTCATAGGTGACCATCCTATAGTTGCTAAATACATTGGTGAGGAAGAATCTGCAAAATTACAAGAAGATATGAAGGTAAAAGAACATGAAGACAAGGATGATGCCAGTGGACGTTCCAGCCCATGCTTGAGTACAATATCTCAAGTTAGCAGCGTATCCATGACTAGCGGGAGTGTCCGAATGACCAACTTTGCCGAACGAAAGCTTCAGAGACTTAATAGCTATGAAACAAAGTCCAGCACAAGCAGTTCACAGAAGACCACACCAGACGGATCAGAAAGCTGCCCAGCACCACTCACCACATGGAAACAAAAGCGAGAACAAAGCCCAAACAGGCAAAATAAAGATAATGTTAATCTTTTAGCTTCTGAATTGGTGCAGCTTCATATGCAgttggaagagaaaagaagggcaATAGAAGCTCAGAAGAAGAAGATGGAAGCCTTATCGGCAAGGCAGCGACTAAAATTGGGCAAGGCAGCTTTCTTGCATGTtgttaaaaaagggaaatctcCTGATGCTCCCCAACCTCTTAAACCAGAACATTTTGCAAAGGAATATTCTCGGCACAATGGTGAAGACTTAGATGAAGTTTCTTTGGGTTCCAAATCTGAGGAGTTTCTTgtgaaagaggaggagagagaagaaatactCAATGATTCTCCAGAAGTAACAAGAGTAAAAATGCAAGAAAGCCTCGCTTTTGCTGAGCAACATAAAGCAAAAGACTCTGCTGCTATTCATGACTtggagaaaagtaaaattatttctgttgccCTCCTAGAAGACAGTGTTTCAGAAGTGGATATAAATGAATGTGATCTTTCTATCGAGAAACTAAATGAAACTATCAGTACACTTCAGCAGGCTATATTGAAGATTTCCCAGCAACAGGAACTACTTATGAAATCTCCAACAGTGCCATCACCAGGAACCAGAAGTAACTCTCAGGACCAAAAAGTAAAACCGTCAATTCACTTTGTTGAGCCCCTCTCTCCAACTGGAATGAACAGTCTTCGTAAACCCCCTCGGTTTGGTCAAGGAAGGAGCCCTCGGTCAGGGAGACCGTCTGATTTGAAAGTCAGTAAAGACAAACAGCAAAATTCAACACGTGttaaaaccccaacacaaaGTCTAGACACTCTGCCACATTTAAGACCGTTTCCATCCAATAGCTTGTTAAAGACACCAACAGAAATTGGCTTGGAAAGTAGCCCTGATCATGGGAGCGGTTCTcaagagaaatgtttctttgatACCTATAGACTTCATGATGAGAGCAATCAAAGGGCACTTGTTCTCTCCACCTCCAAAGATGcaaatattatttctgaaatgagcAAGGAGGTGAATAACAGCTTCAAGGAAACAGGGTTGAATTCTTCTGATggctcaggaaaagaaaatgtcccAGTGGACGAGCCACTGAGAAGCAAGGCTAATCTCATTGAAGTAGACTTGTCTGACTTAAAAGCTCCAGATGAAGGAGAACTTGAAAACCAGGATAGCTCTACAGATATGATTAGTGAAGGTGATCAGAAGtctggtgtgggttttttcttcaag GATGAACAGAAGGCAGAAGATGAGCTCGCAAAGAAACGTGCAGCGTTCCTCTTGAAGCAGCAGCGCAAGGCTGAGGAGGCTCGGATTCGGAAACAGCAGTTGGAGGCTGAAGTTGAACAGAAAAGAGATGAAGCTCG gCGCAAAGCTGAGGAGGACCGAATAcggaaagaagaggagaaagccCGAAGAGAACTTATCAAGCAAGAATAtctaaggaaaaaacagcagcaaattttGGAGGAGCAAGGGCTTGGAAAGCCCAAATCCAAGCCCAAAAAACCCAGGCCCAAGTCAGTCCATCGTGAAGAATCTTACAGTGATTCAGGAACAAAGTGTTCTTCCACAC CTGACAATTTGAGCAGTGCTCAGTCTGGTTCCAGTCTGTCTTTGGCCTCAGCAGCAACAACTGAACCTGAAAGTGTGCATTCCGGCGGCACACCATCCCAGAG AGTTGAATCAATGGAGTCCTTACCAATACTGAGCAGAAACCCCAGCAGGAACACAGAAAGAGACTGGGAGAACGCTTCAACTGCATCTTCTATTGCTTCAGTGGCAGAATACACAG GTCCAAAATTATTTAAGGAACCCAGCAGCAAATCAAACAAACATATTATTCACAATGCAATCTCTCATTGCTGTCTTGCTGGAAAAGTGAATGAACCACATAAGAATTCAATATTAGAG gaACTAGAAAAATGTGATGCCAACCACTACATCATTTTGTTCCGTGATGCTGGCTGCCAGTTTAGAGCACTTTATTGCTACTATCCTGACACCGAAGAAATCTACAAGCTGACTGGAACAGGGCCAAAGAGCATCACCAAGAAAATGATTGACAAACTTTATAAGTACAGTTCGGACAGAAAACAGTTTAACGTGattccagccaaaaccatgTCTGTCAGTGTGGATGCTCTTACTATTCATAACCACTTGTGGCAAGCCAAGCGACCTGCAGTGCCAAAGAAGACTCAGACTCGTAAATGA
- the CAMSAP1 gene encoding calmodulin-regulated spectrin-associated protein 1 isoform X3 has protein sequence MPQAAAHSPPRHPRLRGWRRLPPMVDVDVRVGGDSTRRKMDALADSAVEIVPLELYDSARAKIAANLQWICAKAYGIDNVPEELKDPFYIDQYEQEHIKPPVIKLLLSSELYCRVCSLILKGDQVAALQGHQSVIQALSRKGIYVMESDDTPVSESDLGCAPIKMSSHMAMIDALMMAYTVEMISIEKVVASVKRFSTFSASKELPYDLEDAMVFWINKVNLKMREITEKEIKLKQQLMESPGHQKVRYRRDHLSSRQLPYFPLLEDLMKDGSDGAALLAVIHYYCPEQMKLDDICLKEVTSIADSLYNIQLLREFSNEYLNKCFYLTLEDMLYAPLVLKPNVMVFIAELFWWFENVKPDFVQPRDIQEIKDVKAVLQQKSSRPPVPISNATKRSFMASPASTSPADLQPAAQAGSEACSRYYLHPEEPDYLGKGGSPAFSPSHPLLPLRQKQQKSLQGEDSPGHRHRSNSLTRVDGQPRGSILAWPDRKPRPLSQPTPFALHHSASTDVDPGSGDSISLARSISKDSLASNIISVTPKNQPHPPSMKTNGKSLLNNVEIEDEDEELIAIIRSEERPNRADVELQNASARVPSIIASAWSPKTNSETSESKPDSFYLEPLMPAVLKPAKEKQIINKEDECGEGKQRSFTTKRLNEGHLSLIRKKTNSSHGEHDLNRTFTPISSSDFTPVADPTTADSVALVEGGLEVSRPLASSSLDPSPQELSTGGFFLHAAKSDDDIASKVNVSYVKSLNSHVADTTWTMMRQDSDSDLLDIEDAEQDLVVIGDHPIVAKYIGEEESAKLQEDMKVKEHEDKDDASGRSSPCLSTISQVSSVSMTSGSVRMTNFAERKLQRLNSYETKSSTSSSQKTTPDGSESCPAPLTTWKQKREQSPNRQNKDNVNLLASELVQLHMQLEEKRRAIEAQKKKMEALSARQRLKLGKAAFLHVVKKGKSPDAPQPLKPEHFAKEYSRHNGEDLDEVSLGSKSEEFLVKEEEREEILNDSPEVTRVKMQESLAFAEQHKAKDSAAIHDLEKSKIISVALLEDSVSEVDINECDLSIEKLNETISTLQQAILKISQQQELLMKSPTVPSPGTRSNSQDQKVKPSIHFVEPLSPTGMNSLRKPPRFGQGRSPRSGRPSDLKVSKDKQQNSTRVKTPTQSLDTLPHLRPFPSNSLLKTPTEIGLESSPDHGSGSQEKCFFDTYRLHDESNQRALVLSTSKDANIISEMSKEVNNSFKETGLNSSDGSGKENVPVDEPLRSKANLIEVDLSDLKAPDEGELENQDSSTDMISEGDQKSGVGFFFKDEQKAEDELAKKRAAFLLKQQRKAEEARIRKQQLEAEVEQKRDEARRKAEEDRIRKEEEKARRELIKQEYLRKKQQQILEEQGLGKPKSKPKKPRPKSVHREESYSDSGTKCSSTPDNLSSAQSGSSLSLASAATTEPESVHSGGTPSQRVESMESLPILSRNPSRNTERDWENASTASSIASVAEYTGPKLFKEPSSKSNKHIIHNAISHCCLAGKVNEPHKNSILEELEKCDANHYIILFRDAGCQFRALYCYYPDTEEIYKLTGTGPKSITKKMIDKLYKYSSDRKQFNVIPAKTMSVSVDALTIHNHLWQAKRPAVPKKTQTRK, from the exons atgGTGGATGTTGATGTTCGTGTGGGTGGAGATAGtaccagaagaaaaatggatgCCCTGGCAGATAGTGCAGTTGAGATTGTCCCTTTGGAGCTCTATGATTCAGCCAGAGCAAAAATAGCTGCTAATCTACAATGGATCTGTGCTAAAGCCTACGGAATAG ATAACGTCCCAGAGGAGCTGAAGGACCCATTTTACATCGATCAATATGAGCAGGAACACATTAAACCGCCTGTCATCAAGCTGCTGCTGTCCAGTGAGCTGTACTGCCGCGTCTGCAGCCTCATCCTGAAGGGCGATCaggtggctgctctgcagggacaccAGTCGGTGATCCAGGCTCTGTCTCGGAAAGGGATTTACGTCATGGAGAGTGATGATACACCTGTGTCTGAATCTGATCTGGGCTGTGCACCAATCAAAATG agTTCCCACATGGCAATGATTGATGCTCTGATGATGGCCTATACTGTAGAAATGATCAGCATTGAAAAGGTGGTCGCTAGTGTCAAGCGTTTCTCTACATTCAGTGCCTCAAAAGAACTGCCCTATGATTTAGAGGATGCAATGGTTTTCTGGATTAACAAG GTGAACCTTAAAATGAGAGAGATCACAGAGaaagagattaaattaaaacagcagcTAATGGAAAGTCCAGGACACCAAAAG GTGCGTTACCGAAGAGACCATCTTTCGAGCAGGCAACTCCCTTACTTCCCTTTGCTTGAAGATTTGATGAAGGATGGTAGCGATGGTGCTGCTCTTCTAGCTGTGATACACTATTATTGTCCAGAGCAAATGAAACTGGATG ATATTTGTTTGAAGGAGGTAACATCAATTGCAGACAGCCTCTATAATATTCAACTTTTAAGAGAATTCTCAAATGAATATCTGAACAAATGCTTTTACCTCACATTGGAGGACATGTTATATGCTCCTTTGGTTTTAAAG CCTAACGTCATGGTATTCATTGCGGAACTCTTCTGGTGGTTTGAGAATGTCAAACCAGACTTTGTACAACCCAGAGatattcaggaaataaaagatg TTAAAGCAGTGttgcagcagaagagcagtCGTCCTCCTGTTCCTATTTCCAACGCCACCAAGCGCAGTTTCATGGCCAGCCCTGCTAGTACAAGTCCAGCAGACTTGCAGCCTGCAGCTCAGGCAGGCTCTGAAGCTTGCAGCAGATACTACCTGCACCCTGAGGAGCCTGACTATCT TGGCAAAGGAGGAAGCCCTGCTTTTAGCCCTTCCCATCCACTGCTCCCTTTGagacaaaagcaacaaaaatctTTACAGGGAGAAGACAGCCCTG gTCATCGACATCGTTCTAATTCTCTGACCCGTGTTGATGGGCAACCACGAGGTTCAATTCTTGCATGGCCAGATAGGAAACCCAG GCCTCTGTCTCAGCCAACACCATTTGCTCTTCATCATTCTGCCAGTACTGATGTGGACCCTGGGTCTGGTGATAGCATTAGTCTGGCTAGATCAATCAGCAAAGACAGCCTTGCTTCAAACATCATTAGTGTAACTCCAAAAAATCAGCCCCATCCTCCATCTATGAAGACTAATGGGAAGAGCTTGCTGAACAATGTTGAAATtgaggatgaagatgaagagCTTATTGCAATAATCAGATCTGAAGAAAGGCCAAACCGTGCTGATGTGGAATTGCAGAATGCATCAGCCAGGGTGCCCAGCATAATTGCATCTGCATGGTCTCCAAAAACAAATAGTGagacttcagaaagcaaaccagACAGTTTTTACCTGGAGCCTTTAATGCCTGCTGTTCTAAAaccagcaaaggaaaaacagatcATCAACAAAGAGGATGAATGTggggaagggaaacaaaggAGTTTTACAACAAAAAGATTAAACGAAGGACACTTGTCTTTGATCCgcaagaaaacaaatagcagTCATGGTGAGCATGACCTCAACAGGACTTTTACTCCAATTTCTAGTTCTGATTTCACTCCAGTTGCAGATCCTACTACTGCAGATTCGGTGGCGCTGGTGGAGGGAGGTTTAGAAGTTTCCAGACCTTTGGCTAGTAGCAGTCTAGATCCTTCTCCTCAGGAGCTATCCACTGGAGgattttttcttcatgctgctAAATCTGATGATGACATAGCAAGTAAAGTCAATGTAAGTTATGTGAAAAGTCTCAATTCGCATGTTGCAGATACTACATGGACTATGATGAGACAGGACTCTGATTCAGATCTCTTAGACATAGAAGACGCTGAACAGGATTTGGTAGTCATAGGTGACCATCCTATAGTTGCTAAATACATTGGTGAGGAAGAATCTGCAAAATTACAAGAAGATATGAAGGTAAAAGAACATGAAGACAAGGATGATGCCAGTGGACGTTCCAGCCCATGCTTGAGTACAATATCTCAAGTTAGCAGCGTATCCATGACTAGCGGGAGTGTCCGAATGACCAACTTTGCCGAACGAAAGCTTCAGAGACTTAATAGCTATGAAACAAAGTCCAGCACAAGCAGTTCACAGAAGACCACACCAGACGGATCAGAAAGCTGCCCAGCACCACTCACCACATGGAAACAAAAGCGAGAACAAAGCCCAAACAGGCAAAATAAAGATAATGTTAATCTTTTAGCTTCTGAATTGGTGCAGCTTCATATGCAgttggaagagaaaagaagggcaATAGAAGCTCAGAAGAAGAAGATGGAAGCCTTATCGGCAAGGCAGCGACTAAAATTGGGCAAGGCAGCTTTCTTGCATGTtgttaaaaaagggaaatctcCTGATGCTCCCCAACCTCTTAAACCAGAACATTTTGCAAAGGAATATTCTCGGCACAATGGTGAAGACTTAGATGAAGTTTCTTTGGGTTCCAAATCTGAGGAGTTTCTTgtgaaagaggaggagagagaagaaatactCAATGATTCTCCAGAAGTAACAAGAGTAAAAATGCAAGAAAGCCTCGCTTTTGCTGAGCAACATAAAGCAAAAGACTCTGCTGCTATTCATGACTtggagaaaagtaaaattatttctgttgccCTCCTAGAAGACAGTGTTTCAGAAGTGGATATAAATGAATGTGATCTTTCTATCGAGAAACTAAATGAAACTATCAGTACACTTCAGCAGGCTATATTGAAGATTTCCCAGCAACAGGAACTACTTATGAAATCTCCAACAGTGCCATCACCAGGAACCAGAAGTAACTCTCAGGACCAAAAAGTAAAACCGTCAATTCACTTTGTTGAGCCCCTCTCTCCAACTGGAATGAACAGTCTTCGTAAACCCCCTCGGTTTGGTCAAGGAAGGAGCCCTCGGTCAGGGAGACCGTCTGATTTGAAAGTCAGTAAAGACAAACAGCAAAATTCAACACGTGttaaaaccccaacacaaaGTCTAGACACTCTGCCACATTTAAGACCGTTTCCATCCAATAGCTTGTTAAAGACACCAACAGAAATTGGCTTGGAAAGTAGCCCTGATCATGGGAGCGGTTCTcaagagaaatgtttctttgatACCTATAGACTTCATGATGAGAGCAATCAAAGGGCACTTGTTCTCTCCACCTCCAAAGATGcaaatattatttctgaaatgagcAAGGAGGTGAATAACAGCTTCAAGGAAACAGGGTTGAATTCTTCTGATggctcaggaaaagaaaatgtcccAGTGGACGAGCCACTGAGAAGCAAGGCTAATCTCATTGAAGTAGACTTGTCTGACTTAAAAGCTCCAGATGAAGGAGAACTTGAAAACCAGGATAGCTCTACAGATATGATTAGTGAAGGTGATCAGAAGtctggtgtgggttttttcttcaag GATGAACAGAAGGCAGAAGATGAGCTCGCAAAGAAACGTGCAGCGTTCCTCTTGAAGCAGCAGCGCAAGGCTGAGGAGGCTCGGATTCGGAAACAGCAGTTGGAGGCTGAAGTTGAACAGAAAAGAGATGAAGCTCG gCGCAAAGCTGAGGAGGACCGAATAcggaaagaagaggagaaagccCGAAGAGAACTTATCAAGCAAGAATAtctaaggaaaaaacagcagcaaattttGGAGGAGCAAGGGCTTGGAAAGCCCAAATCCAAGCCCAAAAAACCCAGGCCCAAGTCAGTCCATCGTGAAGAATCTTACAGTGATTCAGGAACAAAGTGTTCTTCCACAC CTGACAATTTGAGCAGTGCTCAGTCTGGTTCCAGTCTGTCTTTGGCCTCAGCAGCAACAACTGAACCTGAAAGTGTGCATTCCGGCGGCACACCATCCCAGAG AGTTGAATCAATGGAGTCCTTACCAATACTGAGCAGAAACCCCAGCAGGAACACAGAAAGAGACTGGGAGAACGCTTCAACTGCATCTTCTATTGCTTCAGTGGCAGAATACACAG GTCCAAAATTATTTAAGGAACCCAGCAGCAAATCAAACAAACATATTATTCACAATGCAATCTCTCATTGCTGTCTTGCTGGAAAAGTGAATGAACCACATAAGAATTCAATATTAGAG gaACTAGAAAAATGTGATGCCAACCACTACATCATTTTGTTCCGTGATGCTGGCTGCCAGTTTAGAGCACTTTATTGCTACTATCCTGACACCGAAGAAATCTACAAGCTGACTGGAACAGGGCCAAAGAGCATCACCAAGAAAATGATTGACAAACTTTATAAGTACAGTTCGGACAGAAAACAGTTTAACGTGattccagccaaaaccatgTCTGTCAGTGTGGATGCTCTTACTATTCATAACCACTTGTGGCAAGCCAAGCGACCTGCAGTGCCAAAGAAGACTCAGACTCGTAAATGA